From Oryza brachyantha chromosome 9, ObraRS2, whole genome shotgun sequence, a single genomic window includes:
- the LOC102713937 gene encoding senescence-induced receptor-like serine/threonine-protein kinase: MAATPWSVLLSCLAGVLQAAHAQPDSNGFISIDCGLSGKAGYVDNATKLFYLPDAGFTDAGTNHNISAEYISPGSFRIFDNVRSFPGAVLRSCYTLRSLVPGLKYLVRATFKYGNYDDLRRPPVFDLYAGVNFWTTVNITDATTARAAEAIVVVPEESMQVCLLNTGKGTPFISSLDLRPLKNSLYPNANSTQGLVLVDRFNFGPMDTIIRFPDDPRDRLWTPSIDTARYVEISTTKTVQHVEKDVFEAPSAVMQTAIAPRNASDSIEVYWITGAGAYGDPPPGYVAVMHFSELQLLQGGAVRAFSISLNGQWLDLDMRPDYLYADASYNTAPFTGSARYNLTFRATANSTLPPIINALEVFSVIPTTNVPTQPKDVSSITAIKNQYQVKVNWMGDPCVPKTLAWDWLICSYAISSPPTITSVNLSFSGLHGHISSSFANLNALQYLNLSYNFLTGSIPEALSQLSSLILLDLTGNQLSGSIPSELLKRVHDKSLDLRYDNNPDLCINDTCPPKKRRPNLALYVSVPIVAVMVILLLFLFCLLRRKNIGTANNTIIPQDEPRHSQKGDNYGHATMHLENRRFTYKDLQIITNNFQKVLGKGGFGYVYYGILEEGTQVAVKLRLQSSDQGVKEFLGEAQILTRIHHKNLVSLIGYCKDGEYMALVYEYMSEGTLQEHIAERDHNKRNLTWRERLQIGLESAQGLEYLHKGCSPPLIHRDVKATNILLNVKLEAKISDFGLSKAFNHDSDTHLSTSTLVGTPGYIDPEYHATMMPTTKSDVYGFGVVLLELITGKPPILHAPEPISLIHWVQQRLLHGNIEGVLDTRMYGAYDINSVWKVVDIALKCTAQTSTQRPTMTDVVSQLEECIHLELDHAGNDTALPIGHVSKSSTIFEMDHLERMPAPSMSSGPSTR; this comes from the exons ATGGCGGCAACGCCATGGTCAGTTCTTCTCAGTTGCCTCGCCGGCGTGCTGCAAGCAGCTCATGCCCAGCCTGACAGCAACGGTTTCATAAGCATAGACTGTGGCCTGTCGGGGAAGGCGGGGTACGTCGACAACGCCACCAAGCTGTTCTACTTGCCGGACGCCGGCTTCACCGACGCCGGCACGAACCACAACATCTCGGCGGAGTACATCTCGCCGGGGAGCTTCAGGATCTTCGACAACGTGCGCAGCTTCCCCGGCGCCGTGCTGCGGAGCTGCTACACGCTCCGGTCGCTGGTGCCGGGCCTCAAGTACCTGGTGCGAGCCACCTTCAAGTACGGCAACTACGACGACCTCCGCAGGCCGCCGGTGTTCGACCTCTACGCTGGCGTCAACTTCTGGACCACCGTCAACATCACCGACGCGACCACCGCGCGTGCCGCGGAGGCCATCGTCGTGGTGCCGGAGGAGTCGATGCAGGTCTGTCTCCTGAACACCGGCAAGGGGACGCCGTTCATCTCCAGCCTGGACCTGAGGCCGCTGAAGAATTCTCTCTACCCGAATGCGAACTCAACGCAGGGCCTGGTCTTGGTCGACAGGTTCAACTTCGGCCCCATGGATACCATAATCAG gtTCCCAGATGATCCACGGGACAGACTATGGACACCATCGATCGACACAGCTAGATACGTGGAGATATCGACGACGAAGACGGTGCAGCACGTGGAGAAGGACGTGTTCGAGGCGCCGTCGGCGGTGATGCAGACCGCGATCGCGCCGCGCAACGCCTCCGACAGCATCGAGGTCTACTGGATCACCGGCGCTGGCGCCTACGGCGACCCTCCGCCGGGGTACGTCGCCGTGATGCACTTCTCCGAGCTGCAGCTCCTCCAGGGCGGCGCCGTCCGCGCCTTCAGCATCAGCCTGAATGGGCAGTGGCTGGACCTTGACATGCGGCCCGACTACCTCTATGCTGACGCCTCCTACAACACCGCCCCCTTCACCGGTTCAGCCCGGTACAACCTCACGTTTCGCGCCACCGCCAACTCCACGTTGCCGCCCATCATCAACGCCCTGGAGGTTTTCTCGGTCATCCCTACCACCAACGTTCCCACACAGCCTAAGGATG TATCTAGTATCACGGCGATCAAGAACCAGTATCAGGTGAAGGTGAATTGGATGGGTGACCCATGTGTTCCAAAGACTCTGGCATGGGACTGGTTGATCTGCAGCTACGCTATTTCCAGCCCTCCAACAATCACATCCGT GAATCTTTCCTTCAGTGGTCTGCATGGTCATATATCATCTTCCTTCGCCAATCTCAATGCTCTCCAATACTT GAATCTCTCATACAACTTCTTGACTGGCTCAATTCCCGAGGCCCTATCACAATTATCCTCACTAATTCTTCT AGATTTGACAGGAAACCAGCTCAGTGGATCAATCCCCTCTGAACTACTCAAAAGAGTACATGATAAATCTCTCGATCTAAG ATATGATAACAATCCGGACCTTTGCATCAATGATACTTGTCCACCTAAAAAAAGGAGACCCAACCTAGCTCTCTATGTTTCTGTGCCAATAGTTGCAGTCATGGTGATACTATTGTTATTTCTATTTTGCTTGCTAAGACGAAAAAACATAG ggaCAGCGAACAATACCATCATTCCACAAGATGAGCCAAGACATTCCCAGAAAGGTGACAACTACGGGCATGCTACAATGCATCTTGAAAACCGCCGATTCACGTACAAGGATCtacaaatcataacaaataatttccAGAAAGTGCTTGGGAAAGGAGGGTTTGGGTATGTCTACTATGGCATCTTGGAGGAGGGCACTCAAGTGGCGGTGAAACTGCGGTTACAATCGTCAGATCAAGGTGTAAAGGAGTTCCTTGGAGAG GCTCAGATTTTGACACGTATTCATCACAAGAATCTTGTCTCATTGATTGGTTATTGTAAAGATGGGGAGTACATGGCACTTGTCTATGAGTACATGTCAGAAGGAACCCTACAAGAGCATATTGCAG AAAGAGATCACAACAAGAGGAATTTAACCTGGAGAGAGAGACTTCAAATTGGGCTTGAATCCGCACAAG GCTTAGAGTATCTACACAAAGGGTGTAGCCCACCCCTCATCCATAGGGATGTCAAGGCAACCAACATCTTACTTAACGTGAAGTTGGAGGCCAAGATTTCTGATTTTGGATTGTCCAAGGCTTTCAACCATGATAGTGACACTCATTTATCGACAAGCACACTTGTTGGAACTCCTGGATACATTGATCCTGA GTATCATGCAACAATGATGCCAACAACCAAAAGTGATGTATATGGCTTTGGGGTGGTGCTTTTAGAGCTGATCACAGGGAAGCCACCCATCCTTCATGCCCCAGAGCCAATCAGCCTTATCCATTGGGTGCAGCAGCGCTTGTTACATGGAAACATTGAGGGTGTGTTGGACACACGTATGTATGGTGCATATGACATCAATAGTGTTTGGAAGGTTGTCGATATAGCACTAAAATGCACTGCACAAACATCAACACAACGACCTACAATGACAGATGTGGTCTCACAGCTAGAAGAATGCATACACCTCGAGCTTGATCATGCAGGCAACGACACTGCATTACCAATTGGCCATGTCAGTAAAAGTAGCACCATATTTGAAATGGATCATCTGGAAAGGATGCCAGCACCAAGCATGTCTAGCGGTCCTTCTACACGATAA